taatcttttatacaattatatacgaaaatataaataaatatgagtTCCCAAAAAGTAATGCTTAAATTTACTGATCTTAAAAATCTTTCAAGTGAAGAAATTGTTGAAGCCATCTCTTCGCACGCCGCTGTTGAAGTCACTATGATATcctttttgaaatctacttataaaaatcttaaatttacaatatatacaataaatttacaattttggttatttatcctttaacttaaaattttaacaatacaagAGTATTGAGGCTTGTGAAGTTTCTGAACAGGAAATATACAAAACATGGTCAACatctttgtttaaaagtttcGGACCTGATGGGATCGCAGAGGCAgatcttaatattttgttagatTCTTTTACAATTGTAATTAAAGAGGTACATAAGACATACAATAcacaaaatactttatttacTAAATATCCAATTCTTAAATATAGTTATTAAATGAATGCGGAGATTGCGAAAATGATGAACAAATCGAGAGACTCAGTGAGTTCCTCAATTATTCCTTGGATCTTTTTACTTGGATTCATTCCACAGCTAGTGACTTTGAGACCCACAAAATCAGCATGTTCTTATGCTTTGGGCTCTCCTCGATTCATAACTACCTCACTGTTCTTTCAAAGTATAAACTTTTTgcttaatttaacaaataaaaaataaacacaaatattttattatatacttTCAAAGACAAACAAGTCGAACCATAGCAAAGAAGCTGATAGAAAAATCTCTTCAAATACACAGTATCATCTTAGGTGTCCTTGCACAGCATCCAAAGACATTTATTTTCGATGACAATGAGTCTTCGTTGGAAAATCGTATGTtacttgttattattttgttctttaactACCAATTTTGAAGTCCTTTTTCAGTGATGTTAAGTTTATGTGCAGTTGGAGAGATTGCTCCTAAATTAGATATAAAAGCAGCAGTTGAAACATGGAAATGCATTACCAGGCTTGCATCACAAAATATCATCCACGGTCAAAGTGAAAAGAACCCTGGTGATGATGTTCTTTGGCTATCTAAGCCAATGGCATTTCTCATCAAGGAAGTGGGAAAAAATGTCCAAACTGTCTACACTCAGGTTAGAGGCGATTATTTCCtatttttcgttttcaaaatagGTAGTTATTTATAAGTGAAATTGTTCTCTTCTCACAGGATTCTCTCAATGAACCAATtcaacaaatagaaaaataccTAAAAGTTACTAATTTCTATCTGAGGCTCCTGCAGAAGCTTGTCAATGATTTTCGCCATGTTCCTTTTCCAATTTGCGAAGAATTCATTAGCACCCTCGCTGTGGTTTTTAAGTGAGTTTCTCATCAGTTGATATTCATTTCTattgctaaaaaataaaactgtatgTATACTTTAAGCCCTCCAGTTTACATTGAAACCAACGCACAAATCAGCAAAGTCATAATGGATTACATTGGCAAAGATCTCAAGGAATTGATACCCCTCGCTTATAGAaacgatatattttttgaagtaagaATGATGTTTTCTCTGTCTAAACGAATTGAAGCACTCAGTTCAACAACCAGATAACTCAACTTTTTCCCAAATAGGGTTTTAAGTGCagatgatattaaaaaaatcgggTCGTTCGGTGTAATAAAAAGTCATCTATCTCGACTCTGCGTTAGAGAAACATAGTTATGGAGTTAGCTTTGCCTTTTGAATGGGGCAAGAATAAGAGAACTCCAACACTTGTTGCCTTCACTGTGAgctgtgatttcgtttgattaaGCACAGAAAATGAGTAAAATTGAAACTGATTTTTCGATATCAGGTTCTGATTACGTAAATGAAGAAGACACATCAAGTGGCGAAAAAAAAGTCAGAGCAAAAAGGAGAAGAGCAGAAggcaagaaatataaaaaacgcAAAGATGATATTGTTGCAGCAAAAACAATGGGCCAGGCCtgcatttgcaaaaaaaaaaaagagttttgatAATGGACGCCTtggttgaagaaaaacaagatgCATGTTTGTGTAGATTGATACGCCAAAATTCAGTTCAAAGGCGTCGATCTGAGAGTGGAAATGAGATAAGGAAAtactaaaacaaatattttatacggGGCTTCACCATGAATTAGAAATTTGCAGTTCATGGAGTTAACAAAAGTAGGGTTGAAAGACTCTCTGGTTTCTTGCTTAGAAAAATAACAGCACCTTCGGACATGAGAAGTCGACACGTTAACAGGGCTAACAAGACTCCGGAACATGTTATCCAAAACATTGACACattaaaagttttccaaaacGATCTTCGCACTATAGTCAAAATAAAGAATCGAGATACTTAAATTCCAActtaaatgtacaaaaaaaagtatggtCTTTATTTAGAGATGTTTGAACCTGAAGTTTTTGCATTGATGAGTAAACAAAATGGTAACCATACGCCACAAGTAACATACGATTTTTACGGGTAATATTTTTCGAGAAATTTCAAGCTTTCGTTCGGATCACCTAGATCAGATACTTGCTAGACGTgtgatatacatttaaaaaaaatgcagcaGCTGAATCTGAAGAAGAACGAAATTCACTCAAAGTTGCGCAAGACCTTCATGAAAAGAAGGCTAAAGCGTTTTATGAAGATTTACGTGAAAAAAGCTCTTTGTGCTTGGTAGACTCAACAGTCGAGTGCATAACTTtcgattttcaacaaaatttggcTCTTCCTTTAATACCATCCAGAGATGTGTTTTACAAAAGACATTTAtggatttttaagttttgtattttccaATGTAGTACAAAGAACAGCCACATGTAACGAAACTATAGGAAAAAAAGGTCCAAATGAAGTTATCAGCTTTTTCCAACATATTATTGACAACTTTTTGGGTAAAGTGTTACCAAACTATACTTATTTTCTGATAATTGCGgcgcacaaaataaaaacaatactctCGTCCAATACTTATATGCTTGTGTAAAGCGCACAAATATCTCCGTCATTGTACATCACTTACTAGAACCGGGTCAAAGTTTCTTACCCTCGATCGCTCTTTTGgcgttattgaaaaacaaaagagacGAGTAGAACGTCTTTATTTACCCAGACTGGAAAAACTTAGTGGAAAAATGTTCGAAAAGATTTAATGTGATATCAGTGACCAATCAAGATCAGCTTAGGTccgttctaaaaaaaaaaaaaacagtcataaAAAAGATAAGATTAAATTGAACATTTCAAAATATCGAACATTTTGTTATGCGAAAGAAGGAAACATCACAAGTATCTCAGCTTCCATAAGTCACGCTTTACGAGATCGAAATGAAATCAAACCGTGAAGGTAACCCAAATCCATTCAAACCGAAAATACTCTTCATGAACAGCCTTCCCTAAAACCCGAAAAAGTATGAGGATGTGATTCCTTTGGCAAAAAATATGTTCCTCCAGCGGATATGCCCTTTTATAATAGTCTTATGTATGTCCCAGCAAACGCTATACAAGAAGCTGAAAGCTCAGAATATGGTGATGAAATAGAAGCCATTATTTGCTCTTAAAAGGCCTTAAAAACGGTGCAAGAACCAAACCAAtccaaaacttaatattttttttttctaaacaaataattaaaaaacaattcttgaactcaaaaaatgcgtttttaagttttctttcttctaaattaatattttacgaaagtttggtttttctattttttaagtagttttttttttgattttctttaaactttaataagTGGAGTTGTCTGGTTGTTACTCTTGAtgctttaaatattattcttacCCTTCTTCTTATTCTCATTGCAGCAATTACTAAGTGAACACTCCGCAAACGTGAATTCTTTCGAGGCGATCCATGAAATTGTTTTACAAACCCTTGAAGTCATAATTCGAAAGAATGaaccaaaatatataaataaagagCTTTTGCATTCAATGTTTATATACGCTTCAGATTGTAAGATCcaagttgaacttttttttgcatattttgattggcttaattatttgtttttaatttccatGATTCTTAGTTTTGAATGTTCTTTCTCGTGTTTCAAgtttccaaaacattttttcaatcttTCTAAGGTTTTATGAATCAATCGAAAACGAAATACAACCGTTTCGTAGAAGTTTTGAGCTCCTTGCAAGTCCGTTTTAACGATGAAGAACTCCAAAAACAACTTATCTCCACTATTTTCCATGACAATACAACACAAGCGTTAACAGCTATTGAAATCTTATGCACGATATTTGAGTAAGAATTGTgctgatttttcttttaaaattttttttaagtttgttttattttgtatataaaaagatTATCAGATCAACCAACTCGACTTTCATCATTAAAATTCTGGATTGATATGAATGAACGTTTTCCTACATTTTCTAATGGTCTTCCAGCACTCCATACGGAATTACTTCTAAAGAATTTGTACACCTCACTTTCATCTCAAGAAAAACACGATATGTGGAGAAGTCTCAATATGCAAATGTTAAATCACACTAGATTCTTACTGACGATCGGATTGGAAGAATTACCTCTAAGCGCGGCGAAAGCAGCAATCGTTAAACACTTTTTAACTGAACTTTTGCGGTTTCTTAAGGAAGATTTAACAGTTGATGGCTATTATACAATTGTAATTATTATTCTCAAGCCTCATTTTCCATTTAATCGCAAAAGAAAATTATgtggttgttctttttttcaggTGAAggatttaaaacttttgaaaccaATCGATTTTCAACATGATGATCTTATTGAAatgctttttcaaaatcttgaaattgcattagaaaacaaaaaactttataagTTAGTTGAAGGTATTTTAGATTTCTTCAGTCCAAAAATAGGTTACATCGATGGAAATAAACTGCAAACAATTCTAACAACGAtaaagtcaaatatttctttgtttgatGAACTTTCGACAAGATTGAGTTTCATTGAATTcctcaaaaatgtttctaaattatcaaaatttgaaaaaaaatcaaaagaattgcTTAAATCACTTGAAGCGcatgaaaaaagaagaatgttTGGATATTTGGAGGAACACGATAGCAGGAGAGAAGTTGATAAAGAAAAATGTGATAAATTGTGGAAGGAATTAGTTCAAAATCAAAGCATGTCGTCATCAAGAAAACCATCACATACTTGTCGCACTCAAGAAAAATCTGAACTAATGCAGGTTAGACATAATCCTCATAATCAAACCGAAATAGAAATTATATTAGAAGCTTTGgaaaataacacaaataaacttcaaaaacaaacttacgGCAGACGGTTAAGTTCAAGTAATTTGGAAACAATAAAAAGAGTTGTTCTTAAATTAAAGGACATTAGCCAAGTTGGTTagcttaattaaaattattatagatATGCATAATGCATGAATTCTGTAAATTTACGTGATTACTTCTTTTTAAGTATGTTAAGTTTTAAGTCTGTAGAGaatatattgtaaagaaatgtaataaaaataatattttatgatttttctaTTCATTATACCCAAAAATGACCAAAACCCCccttgaattttgatttttgttgtgtCTATAGCAGTTAGcaatttgattattttgtattaacagAACAAAACTATCAAGTCAAAAAATGTGGAACATTTTTAACTCTGCAATTTTTGTTACAAGATTTTTCGAATGCGATTTTTACATCttcaaaggcaattgcgtacgccgacgatctaattgcgtacagaacagcctgaaaggttgaggttattaaaattctcttgcagcgtgaattagacaagattcagcgatattgcgatgactggaaactgaaaataaatgtccataaGTCGGAGataattctgttccggactccgttggctaaggCCACGAGGGAAACGTGCAACAAATTGACCACGGCCAGAGGAGCTTTCGCTCTGACGAATCGGCGGTTTTACAacagttacaaaaaaaattaacatgttacttgcatctaacggtctttcgttttcatattagagacttttagcttgaagttatactctacatttcccggtgaacacccattatttcaaaccctctggatatagagtgttcataaaaatagcagtgcttttgattttataattaaaaagtgttaagaattcattttttttaatttttcggtaagtaaatattttgctatgtaaagttttaagtatttgtaacatactagcatataaaaaaattaataaatattagctcaaaaataaataatggacGGTCAAGGCACTCTACCTCTACttcgtttggagggaaaaacctaccgaAATATTCACGACATCCTAGGCTGCaaagcaaaaatggtcagtaacgccttaaaatgatggcaaaataaaaccaaaacgcgaggcccaaaaaggatgactactgaaaggactgacagaaaaattgttcagttagcaaaatagaacccttccataggctctaggaaaa
This window of the Eupeodes corollae chromosome 3, idEupCoro1.1, whole genome shotgun sequence genome carries:
- the LOC129951297 gene encoding uncharacterized protein LOC129951297; translation: MSSQKVMLKFTDLKNLSSEEIVEAISSHAAVEVTMKSIEACEVSEQEIYKTWSTSLFKSFGPDGIAEADLNILLDSFTIVIKELLNECGDCENDEQIERLSEFLNYSLDLFTWIHSTASDFETHKISMFLCFGLSSIHNYLTVLSKQTSRTIAKKLIEKSLQIHSIILGVLAQHPKTFIFDDNESSLENLMLSLCAVGEIAPKLDIKAAVETWKCITRLASQNIIHGQSEKNPGDDVLWLSKPMAFLIKEVGKNVQTVYTQDSLNEPIQQIEKYLKVTNFYLRLLQKLVNDFRHVPFPICEEFISTLAVVFNPPVYIETNAQISKVIMDYIGKDLKELIPLAYRNDIFFEQLLSEHSANVNSFEAIHEIVLQTLEVIIRKNEPKYINKELLHSMFIYASDCFMNQSKTKYNRFVEVLSSLQVRFNDEELQKQLISTIFHDNTTQALTAIEILCTIFELSDQPTRLSSLKFWIDMNERFPTFSNGLPALHTELLLKNLYTSLSSQEKHDMWRSLNMQMLNHTRFLLTIGLEELPLSAAKAAIVKHFLTELLRFLKEDLTVDGYYTIVKDLKLLKPIDFQHDDLIEMLFQNLEIALENKKLYKLVEGILDFFSPKIGYIDGNKLQTILTTIKSNISLFDELSTRLSFIEFLKNVSKLSKFEKKSKELLKSLEAHEKRRMFGYLEEHDSRREVDKEKCDKLWKELVQNQSMSSSRKPSHTCRTQEKSELMQVRHNPHNQTEIEIILEALENNTNKLQKQTYGRRLSSSNLETIKRVVLKLKDISQVG